One window of Microcoleus vaginatus PCC 9802 genomic DNA carries:
- a CDS encoding transposase — protein sequence MVRKKKMKPYSLDMRQKIVDTYEAGNTSIRQVAERFQVSKSTVQALLKRKKETGRLLPSQAKGGKPSLLFGHEQQIEEMVAQYPDYTLAEYCEYWHEKTGVWLSESAMCRFLKKQQLTLKKKHYAAVKPIKKLIKISE from the coding sequence GTGGTAAGAAAGAAAAAAATGAAACCCTACTCCCTAGATATGCGTCAAAAGATTGTTGACACTTACGAGGCAGGTAACACCTCTATTCGGCAAGTAGCAGAAAGATTTCAAGTCAGTAAAAGTACCGTACAAGCCCTACTAAAGCGAAAAAAAGAGACAGGAAGATTACTCCCTAGTCAGGCAAAGGGCGGTAAACCGAGTTTACTGTTTGGTCACGAACAACAGATTGAAGAGATGGTAGCCCAGTATCCAGATTACACACTAGCGGAATACTGTGAGTATTGGCACGAAAAAACAGGAGTATGGTTGAGCGAGAGTGCGATGTGCCGATTCCTAAAAAAGCAGCAACTCACTTTGAAAAAAAAACACTACGCAGCAGTCAAGCCCATAAAGAAATTAATCAAAATCAGCGAATAG
- a CDS encoding ABC transporter ATP-binding protein: MPELQTDTYQDLDPQVLSKPVVVGLEEVTKVYGIGDLEVRALNGVSLTVRQGEYCSIMGASGSGKSTAMNIIGCLDRPTSGSYYLDGVDVAQMPEGELAGIRNLKLGFVFQQFHLLAQLTALENVMLPMVYAGIPAAERRERGVEALTKVGLESRLQNRPNQLSGGQQQRVAIARAIVNRPVLLLADEPTGALDTKTTQEVMDIFTEFNENGMTVVMVTHEPEVARQTRRVVWFRDGKVIHNNLNPEELSHAVF; the protein is encoded by the coding sequence ATGCCTGAACTACAAACCGATACATACCAAGACCTCGACCCGCAAGTCCTCTCAAAGCCCGTTGTTGTCGGTCTGGAAGAGGTAACAAAAGTTTACGGGATTGGCGACCTGGAAGTTCGCGCCTTAAACGGCGTCAGCTTGACCGTAAGACAAGGAGAATATTGCTCGATTATGGGCGCGTCGGGTTCCGGCAAATCTACAGCTATGAATATTATCGGCTGTCTCGATCGACCTACGAGCGGCAGTTACTACTTAGACGGCGTAGATGTCGCCCAAATGCCCGAAGGAGAATTAGCCGGAATTCGCAATTTAAAATTAGGTTTTGTCTTCCAACAATTTCACCTCTTGGCTCAATTGACAGCATTAGAAAATGTCATGCTACCAATGGTTTATGCCGGCATTCCCGCAGCAGAAAGACGCGAACGGGGAGTAGAGGCTTTAACGAAAGTCGGCCTGGAAAGTCGCCTGCAAAACAGACCGAATCAACTATCAGGAGGACAGCAGCAGCGGGTAGCCATCGCCAGGGCTATTGTCAACCGTCCCGTGTTGTTGCTGGCTGATGAACCTACAGGTGCATTGGATACAAAAACTACTCAAGAAGTAATGGATATTTTTACAGAATTCAATGAAAATGGCATGACTGTTGTTATGGTAACGCACGAACCGGAAGTGGCGCGCCAAACTCGCCGCGTTGTCTGGTTCCGCGACGGTAAAGTTATTCACAATAATCTCAACCCCGAAGAGCTTTCACACGCTGTATTTTAG
- a CDS encoding MoxR family ATPase: MDKAITENHAQSGREIYQRISNNIQKVVKGQSAAIRKLLSAFVSGGHVLLEDYPGTGKTTLAKALALSVDVSFKRIQFTPDLLPSDILGISMLDPNQRTFHFHEGPIFANIILADEINRSSPRTQSALLEAMAEFQVSIDGNLHKLKDPFFVIATQNPVESRGTYPLPEAQMDRFAVQFSLGYISPEDEVNLLGDQIHQHPIDTLQTCVNLEDLISLKQQVKQIRISEELKRYLVDIVNATRSAEGVQLGASPRASLALMKVAQALALFDGYEFVTPEHIQEQAVSVIAHRLVMEPQARFSGRMAPGVVEEIIKSIPVPA; encoded by the coding sequence ATGGATAAAGCAATTACAGAAAATCACGCTCAGTCGGGCAGAGAAATTTATCAAAGGATTTCTAACAACATTCAAAAAGTGGTGAAAGGGCAATCAGCAGCAATCAGGAAATTGCTGTCAGCCTTTGTGAGTGGCGGGCACGTCCTCCTAGAAGATTATCCCGGTACAGGTAAAACTACCCTAGCTAAAGCCCTAGCCTTATCTGTCGATGTCAGCTTTAAACGCATTCAATTTACACCTGACCTTTTGCCATCCGATATCTTGGGCATATCCATGCTCGACCCCAATCAACGCACGTTCCATTTCCACGAAGGCCCAATTTTTGCTAATATTATCTTGGCTGACGAAATCAATCGGTCATCACCGCGAACCCAATCCGCCCTCCTAGAAGCAATGGCAGAATTTCAAGTCAGCATTGACGGAAATTTGCACAAACTTAAAGACCCATTTTTTGTCATTGCTACTCAAAATCCAGTAGAATCTCGTGGCACTTATCCACTTCCTGAAGCCCAAATGGATCGCTTTGCAGTTCAATTTAGTCTAGGATACATCTCGCCAGAAGACGAAGTTAACCTGCTCGGAGACCAAATCCATCAACATCCTATTGATACACTTCAAACCTGCGTTAATTTAGAGGATTTAATTAGCTTAAAACAGCAGGTAAAGCAAATTAGAATTAGTGAAGAATTGAAACGTTACCTCGTAGATATCGTGAATGCAACTCGCTCAGCCGAAGGCGTACAACTAGGGGCGAGTCCCAGAGCTTCCCTAGCTTTAATGAAAGTTGCTCAAGCATTAGCTTTGTTTGATGGCTATGAGTTTGTTACGCCAGAACATATTCAAGAACAGGCGGTATCAGTCATCGCTCATCGCCTAGTAATGGAACCTCAAGCGCGTTTTTCGGGTAGAATGGCCCCAGGTGTTGTTGAAGAAATTATCAAATCTATTCCTGTACCCGCCTAA
- a CDS encoding Uma2 family endonuclease translates to MQVTTEEIIYPCSDGQPMADSTIQYKLIVKIKEGCESLFKNDPNVFVAADLLWYPVEGRPDISQAPDVMVIFGRPKGDRRSYLQFNEDNIAPQVAFEIRSHNDRQTKMYKKLSFYNRYGVDEYYLYDPENNDLSGWQRIEGNLELIEPMEGWVSPRLGVRFELGTDGLEIYRPDGQRFLSYAELEEQGELNRQRAEQEAQRAEQEAQRAERLAAKLRELNIDPESI, encoded by the coding sequence ATGCAAGTCACGACCGAAGAAATTATTTATCCATGCAGCGACGGTCAACCAATGGCAGATAGCACAATTCAATACAAATTAATTGTCAAAATCAAAGAAGGTTGCGAATCGCTGTTTAAAAACGACCCAAACGTGTTTGTAGCCGCCGATTTACTGTGGTATCCAGTTGAAGGTAGACCAGACATTTCTCAAGCACCCGATGTCATGGTAATATTTGGCAGACCAAAGGGCGATCGACGTTCCTACCTGCAATTTAACGAAGATAATATTGCTCCCCAAGTTGCGTTTGAGATTCGCTCTCACAACGACCGACAAACCAAGATGTACAAAAAACTTTCATTTTACAATCGCTATGGAGTCGATGAATATTACCTTTACGATCCCGAAAACAACGATTTGAGCGGTTGGCAAAGAATTGAAGGAAACTTAGAATTAATTGAGCCGATGGAGGGCTGGGTAAGTCCGAGATTGGGAGTGCGATTTGAGTTGGGCACAGATGGGTTAGAAATATATCGACCCGATGGACAAAGGTTTCTTTCCTATGCGGAATTGGAGGAACAGGGGGAATTAAACCGCCAGCGTGCCGAACAAGAAGCTCAAAGAGCCGAACAAGAAGCTCAAAGGGCCGAACGTTTGGCAGCAAAACTGCGCGAATTGAACATCGATCCTGAGAGCATTTAA
- a CDS encoding NACHT domain-containing protein produces the protein MIEWLVVWGATEAVGILVKPILEDLVKDGAKDFAKDFFKDSLKNVLLGEKDPRKVAAGQAIKKFLELVQLQLKNGGLSPEESKGYIQDVKQFINNKSVKEILGKAFESDRESLDAELLEQTWSQLDLTPLPARFKWERIANQYLEEVQGILFDSKDLRDILNAQNLDSIQKNTQETAGIIPDFDLRQYQEALCERYSNLNLSSVDPNTYDYREKLKVWQIFIFQDVRSIYESFLPQAYEIPKEHQRRLQDSNQLDAIELENLEKYRRGYFSQPIVSVLDVINDKQKYPYIVILGDPGSGKSSLLQTLALNWARSPLNSVTSLPIPLLIELRTYIRSGESGHCKNFLEFFHQSPGSICHLNQHQLQEQLKAGEAVVMFDGLDEIFDPGKREDVITAIHRFTNEYPRVRVIVTSRIIGYKPQRLQDAGFHHFILQDLNAEQIQDFVRRWHELTFTDAGEKARIRDRMERALAYSSTIRDLAGNPLLLTIMAILNRGQELPRDRAELYNQASRVLLYQWDVERSLVEDSRLDPKTIDAKDKQEMLRRVAYKMQAAPEGLAGNIISAEDLENTLTAYLKNKDFDRPKERAKLIINQLRTRNFILCYLGADTYGFVHRTFLEYFCASEVVERFEKTQKLSLDELKTEVFGTHWDDESWQEVLCLIAGLIDGRFTGELIEFLMLQDGEAQKFRNLFLAAKCLNEVRDRKVIAAVETQLLERLKELTKYDLNYYYQPSGEEANLVKEIRTQAVSAIAFTWKDGAATLPWLKQRAQSDDNSAVRSAAVQEIARGWKDDPETLPLLKQCAQSDDNWVVRGTAVQEIARGWKYDPETLLWLKQRAQSDDNSDLKYAAVQEIARGWKYDPETLPLLKQCAQSDDNWVVRGTAVLEIARGWKDDPETLPLLKQCAQSDDDSAVQYAAVQEIARGWKDDPEALPLLKQRAQSDDDSDVRQTAVQEIARGWKDDPETLPLLKQRAQSDDNSDVRQTAVQEIARGWKDDPEILPLLKQWAQSDDDSAVRYTAVQEIARGWKNDPETLPLLKHWAQSDDDSYVRGAAVQQIARGWKDDRETLPLLKQRAQSDDNWDVRQTAVQELARGWKEEPEIFEWLCDIAINHPFERQSKFQDNPRQTALEIMVKQYSDRPKTLEILRHRFANDPDEQVRNLAREQLAKLENL, from the coding sequence ATGATCGAGTGGCTGGTAGTCTGGGGAGCAACGGAAGCAGTAGGCATTCTCGTTAAACCCATCTTAGAAGATTTAGTCAAAGACGGCGCGAAGGATTTTGCTAAAGATTTTTTTAAAGATTCCCTGAAAAACGTCTTATTAGGCGAAAAAGACCCGCGAAAAGTTGCAGCGGGCCAAGCAATCAAAAAGTTTTTGGAGTTGGTGCAACTGCAGTTAAAAAACGGCGGCCTTTCCCCCGAGGAAAGTAAGGGGTATATTCAAGATGTTAAACAATTTATCAATAACAAGTCTGTTAAGGAAATTTTGGGCAAGGCTTTTGAGAGCGATCGCGAATCTCTCGATGCAGAACTTCTGGAACAAACCTGGAGTCAACTAGATTTAACTCCTTTACCAGCAAGATTTAAGTGGGAAAGAATCGCTAATCAGTATCTCGAAGAAGTTCAAGGAATTCTCTTTGACTCAAAAGACTTGCGCGATATCTTGAATGCTCAAAATCTGGATAGCATTCAGAAAAATACTCAAGAAACGGCGGGGATTATTCCAGATTTTGACTTGAGGCAATATCAAGAAGCTCTGTGCGAGCGTTACAGCAATCTCAATTTAAGCAGCGTCGATCCCAATACCTACGATTATCGGGAAAAACTGAAGGTTTGGCAAATCTTTATTTTCCAAGATGTGCGATCGATTTACGAATCATTTCTGCCCCAAGCTTACGAAATTCCTAAAGAACATCAACGGCGGCTGCAAGACAGCAATCAATTAGACGCGATCGAACTAGAAAATTTAGAGAAATATCGGCGCGGTTATTTTTCTCAGCCGATCGTATCCGTGTTAGATGTTATCAATGACAAGCAAAAGTATCCCTACATTGTTATTTTAGGCGATCCGGGTTCTGGCAAGTCTAGTCTGTTACAAACTTTAGCATTAAACTGGGCGAGATCGCCCTTAAATAGCGTGACATCTCTGCCAATTCCGCTGCTAATAGAATTGCGGACTTACATTCGCAGCGGGGAATCAGGACATTGCAAGAATTTCCTCGAATTTTTCCATCAAAGTCCGGGTTCAATTTGTCACTTGAATCAGCATCAATTGCAGGAACAGCTTAAAGCAGGCGAGGCTGTGGTGATGTTCGACGGGTTAGATGAAATTTTCGATCCCGGGAAACGAGAAGATGTAATTACCGCGATTCATCGGTTTACTAATGAGTATCCCCGCGTGCGAGTGATTGTCACGTCTCGGATTATTGGTTACAAACCTCAACGGTTGCAAGATGCAGGGTTTCATCACTTTATTCTCCAAGATTTGAATGCGGAACAAATTCAGGATTTTGTTCGCCGCTGGCACGAATTAACTTTTACTGATGCTGGGGAAAAAGCGCGAATTCGCGATCGCATGGAAAGAGCATTAGCGTATTCATCAACGATTCGAGATTTAGCGGGGAATCCGTTATTGTTGACGATTATGGCGATTTTAAATCGCGGGCAAGAATTGCCGAGAGACAGGGCGGAACTATACAATCAAGCTTCGCGGGTGTTGCTTTATCAATGGGATGTGGAAAGGTCTTTAGTAGAAGATAGCAGGCTCGATCCGAAAACTATTGATGCTAAAGATAAGCAAGAAATGCTGCGGCGAGTCGCTTACAAGATGCAAGCAGCACCTGAAGGCTTAGCTGGCAATATTATTAGTGCGGAAGATTTGGAGAATACCCTGACAGCATATCTGAAGAATAAAGATTTCGATCGGCCGAAAGAGCGGGCAAAGTTGATAATTAACCAACTGCGAACTCGCAACTTTATTTTATGTTATTTGGGTGCGGATACTTATGGGTTTGTGCATCGAACTTTTTTGGAATATTTCTGTGCGTCGGAGGTGGTGGAGAGATTTGAGAAGACGCAAAAACTTTCTTTAGATGAGTTGAAAACCGAGGTTTTTGGCACGCACTGGGATGATGAATCTTGGCAGGAAGTTTTATGCTTGATTGCGGGATTGATTGATGGACGGTTTACGGGGGAATTGATTGAGTTTCTGATGCTGCAGGATGGGGAAGCCCAAAAGTTCCGCAATCTGTTTTTGGCGGCGAAGTGTTTGAATGAGGTGAGGGATAGAAAGGTGATTGCTGCGGTTGAGACTCAATTGCTTGAACGCTTAAAAGAGTTAACCAAGTACGACCTCAATTACTATTATCAGCCTTCTGGAGAAGAAGCTAATCTAGTTAAGGAAATTCGTACTCAAGCAGTAAGTGCGATCGCCTTTACTTGGAAAGATGGCGCCGCAACCTTACCTTGGCTCAAACAACGCGCTCAATCTGACGATAATTCGGCTGTGCGGAGTGCAGCAGTCCAAGAAATAGCACGGGGGTGGAAAGATGACCCGGAAACCTTACCTCTCCTCAAACAATGCGCTCAATCTGACGATAATTGGGTTGTGCGAGGTACAGCAGTCCAAGAAATAGCACGGGGGTGGAAATATGACCCGGAAACCTTACTTTGGCTCAAACAACGCGCTCAATCTGACGATAATTCGGATCTGAAATATGCAGCAGTCCAAGAAATAGCACGGGGGTGGAAATATGACCCGGAAACCTTACCTCTCCTCAAACAATGCGCTCAATCTGACGATAATTGGGTTGTGCGAGGTACAGCAGTCCTAGAAATAGCACGGGGGTGGAAAGATGACCCGGAAACCTTACCTCTCCTCAAACAATGCGCTCAATCTGACGATGATTCGGCTGTGCAATATGCAGCAGTCCAAGAAATAGCACGGGGGTGGAAAGATGACCCGGAAGCCTTACCTCTCCTCAAACAACGCGCTCAATCTGACGATGATTCGGATGTGCGACAAACAGCAGTCCAAGAAATAGCACGGGGGTGGAAAGATGACCCGGAAACCTTACCTCTCCTCAAACAACGCGCTCAATCTGACGATAATTCGGATGTGCGACAAACAGCAGTCCAAGAAATAGCACGGGGGTGGAAAGATGACCCGGAAATCTTACCTCTCCTCAAACAATGGGCTCAATCTGACGATGATTCGGCTGTGCGATATACAGCAGTCCAAGAAATAGCACGGGGGTGGAAAAATGACCCGGAAACCTTACCTCTCCTCAAACACTGGGCTCAATCTGATGATGATTCGTATGTGCGAGGTGCAGCAGTCCAACAAATAGCACGGGGGTGGAAAGATGACCGGGAAACCTTACCTCTCCTCAAACAACGCGCTCAATCTGACGATAATTGGGATGTGCGACAAACAGCAGTCCAAGAATTAGCACGGGGGTGGAAAGAGGAACCAGAGATATTTGAATGGTTGTGCGATATAGCTATCAATCATCCTTTTGAACGTCAGTCTAAGTTCCAAGATAATCCCAGACAAACAGCACTTGAAATCATGGTCAAGCAATACTCCGATCGCCCAAAAACTTTAGAAATACTTCGCCATAGATTTGCCAACGATCCAGATGAACAAGTCCGCAATTTGGCCCGGGAACAATTGGCAAAATTAGAGAACCTATAA
- a CDS encoding IS630 family transposase, whose translation MVERECDVPIPKKAATHFEKKTLRSSQAHKEINQNQRIEYWKKIRDVAPKDLIFLDEMGVLLGIMRSRARSKKGERSYDIKPFYRGSRVTVIGAITNKKVIAMKTMKQSMNGEEFKKFVQEQLVPKLWKGAVLVMDNLKAHKVEGVEKMIEAVGARVVYLSPYSPEFNPIEHLWWELKAWLRRFVPRSVQIVEKLLELGVKLCSSKQIENYFAHCCYCTS comes from the coding sequence ATGGTTGAGCGAGAGTGCGATGTGCCGATTCCTAAAAAAGCAGCAACTCACTTTGAAAAAAAAACACTACGCAGCAGTCAAGCCCATAAAGAAATTAATCAAAATCAGCGAATAGAATATTGGAAAAAAATCCGAGATGTCGCACCAAAAGATCTGATATTTTTGGACGAAATGGGCGTATTGCTAGGGATAATGAGATCCAGAGCTAGAAGTAAAAAGGGAGAAAGAAGCTACGATATCAAGCCATTTTATAGAGGAAGTAGGGTGACAGTAATTGGTGCAATAACCAACAAGAAGGTCATCGCCATGAAAACAATGAAACAATCAATGAATGGAGAAGAGTTCAAGAAATTTGTGCAAGAACAATTGGTTCCCAAATTATGGAAAGGAGCGGTATTAGTTATGGATAATTTGAAGGCACACAAGGTAGAAGGTGTGGAAAAAATGATCGAAGCAGTGGGAGCAAGAGTAGTGTATTTGTCACCGTACTCACCTGAGTTTAACCCCATCGAACATTTATGGTGGGAATTAAAGGCATGGCTCAGGAGATTTGTACCTCGAAGTGTACAGATTGTGGAAAAACTATTGGAATTGGGTGTGAAATTATGTTCAAGTAAGCAAATCGAAAATTATTTTGCTCACTGCTGTTACTGTACCTCTTAG
- the gor gene encoding glutathione-disulfide reductase, with protein MTYDYDLFVIGAGSGGLASSKRAASYGAKVAIAENDLVGGTCVIRGCVPKKLMVYASTFSHLYEDAVGYGWSPVESSFDWEKLVTTVDAEVRRLSKLHISFLEKAGVELISGYAKFIDPHTVEVGDKKFTAAKILIAVGGEARRVPIPGIEHAITSREIFLQKEQPKRFAIWGGGYIGVEFACIMNGLGSQVTQIIRSELILNEFDTEIRTNVQEGMIKHGINILTESSINHIEKTPEGLKITLSGKSEGTLIVDALLCATGRLPNLEKLALENAGVEIDNCAIAVTKDSRTSQPHIFAVGDCTNRINLTPIAIAEGRAFADTEFGNNPRAISYENVPSAVFSQPEAGSVGLNEVQARAKFPDSIKCYTAKFRPMFHALTGADEKTFVKLIVETNTDRVLGVHMVGKDAGEIIQGMAIAVNMGATKKDFDATIGIHPSTAEEFVTLR; from the coding sequence ATGACATACGACTACGACTTGTTTGTGATAGGTGCGGGTTCCGGCGGATTGGCGAGTTCCAAGCGAGCAGCATCCTACGGCGCAAAAGTGGCGATCGCCGAAAATGACTTAGTAGGCGGAACCTGCGTAATTCGCGGCTGTGTCCCCAAAAAACTCATGGTGTACGCCTCCACATTTTCGCACCTTTACGAAGATGCGGTGGGCTACGGTTGGAGTCCCGTAGAAAGCAGCTTCGATTGGGAAAAACTTGTCACCACGGTAGACGCAGAAGTGCGGCGACTGAGCAAACTGCACATCAGCTTTCTCGAAAAAGCCGGAGTCGAATTAATCTCAGGATACGCCAAATTTATTGATCCCCATACCGTCGAAGTTGGTGACAAAAAATTTACCGCAGCCAAAATCTTAATTGCAGTCGGCGGAGAAGCCAGAAGAGTCCCAATTCCCGGCATCGAACACGCGATTACCTCCCGCGAAATCTTCCTCCAAAAAGAGCAGCCAAAACGGTTTGCCATTTGGGGTGGCGGCTACATTGGCGTCGAATTTGCTTGCATTATGAATGGGTTGGGAAGCCAAGTAACTCAAATCATCCGCAGCGAGTTAATTTTGAACGAGTTCGACACAGAAATTCGCACCAACGTGCAAGAAGGAATGATTAAGCACGGAATAAACATTTTGACAGAAAGCTCGATCAACCACATTGAGAAAACTCCAGAAGGCTTAAAAATAACTCTGTCGGGAAAATCCGAAGGAACGCTCATAGTAGACGCGCTGTTGTGCGCTACCGGGCGCTTGCCGAACTTGGAAAAATTGGCTTTAGAAAATGCGGGAGTAGAAATCGATAATTGTGCGATCGCAGTTACCAAAGACAGCCGCACCAGTCAGCCGCACATTTTTGCGGTCGGAGATTGCACCAACCGCATCAATTTAACGCCAATTGCGATCGCCGAAGGACGCGCTTTTGCAGATACTGAATTTGGCAACAATCCGAGAGCAATCAGTTACGAAAATGTACCCTCAGCGGTATTTTCCCAGCCGGAAGCGGGTAGCGTCGGCTTAAACGAAGTGCAGGCTAGAGCAAAGTTTCCCGACTCAATTAAGTGTTACACAGCCAAGTTTCGGCCGATGTTTCACGCTTTGACAGGTGCAGACGAGAAAACTTTTGTCAAGTTAATCGTTGAGACTAATACTGACAGAGTTTTGGGCGTGCACATGGTGGGGAAAGACGCGGGCGAGATTATTCAAGGAATGGCGATCGCTGTTAATATGGGAGCTACGAAGAAAGACTTCGACGCGACTATTGGCATTCACCCATCGACTGCTGAAGAGTTTGTTACTTTGCGGTAA